Proteins from a single region of Tachysurus vachellii isolate PV-2020 chromosome 15, HZAU_Pvac_v1, whole genome shotgun sequence:
- the LOC132858015 gene encoding uncharacterized protein LOC132858015, with protein sequence MAGYVCFGALGFVLLFLLSTASGAEVTNLKNIIDHLQNTYGVNGQYALGINVLNTYCTSDGQIDQNFLSQDEAIQVENDIKDKKKRIYVGKELVFALPKTVKRVAIHSEYRLLRDSDPSPMQNLLNKRGNGCTVFFTLNSPCVYTCSTPEGPRSIISALDMFKNHNGPKAFVFNRIWPPDMGTTEWKDNILQIEERIPVYLCDNSECIRCVINNVVNTQCVGQSTNAPKVD encoded by the exons ATGGCTGGTTAT gtgtgttttgGAGCTCTGGGATTCGTTCTGCTCTTTCTGCTCTCTACTGCTTCTGGGGCTGAGGTTACAAATCTCAAGAACATAATTGACCACCTTCAGAACac CTATGGAGTTAATGGTCAGTATGCTCTGGGCATTAATGTCCTAAATACATATTGTACTTCAGATGGCCAAATCGACCAGAACTTCCTGTCTCAAGATGAAGCAATCCAGGTGGAGAACGACattaaagacaagaaaaaacgTATTTACGTTGGTAAAGAGCTAGTTTTTGCCTTACCAAAAACGGTTAAACGTGTAGCTATACACTCTGAGTATCGGCTGCTGAGAGACTCCGATCCCTCGCCCATGCAAAACCTCCTGAATAAACGGGGAAATGGCTGCACGGTTTTCTTCACCTTAAACTCCCCCTGTGTCTACACCTGCTCAACACCTGAAGGCCCCCGCAGCATCATCTCAGCTCTCGACATGTTCAAAAATCACAACGGTCCAAAAGCTTTTGTTTTCAATCGGATTTGGCCTCCTGATATGGGTACTACTGAATGGAAAGATAACATACTTCAGATAGAAGAACGAATTCCAGTCTATCTCTGCGACAACAGTGAATGCATCCGCTGCGTCATTAATAATGTAGTTAACACTCAGTGCGTTGGCCAAAGCACAAATGCTCCAAAAGTAGATTGA
- the LOC132857983 gene encoding uncharacterized protein LOC132857983, with translation MAGYVCFGALGFVLLFLLSTASGAEVTNLGNIINHLQNTYGVNGQYALGINVLDTYCTSDDQLDQNFLSQDEAGQVHDGMNSEERIYNGEELVGAKPKPFGDKGYNIHSEYLLLRGSDPSPMQNLLNKRKNGCTVFFTLNSPCVNTCSTPDGPHSIISALDMFKNHDGPKAFVFNRIWHHDRGSPLWENNILKIEERIPVYRCNNSGCVRCVTNKVVNTLCVGQKFFFPFSFFFEK, from the exons ATGGCTGGTTAT gtgtgttttgGAGCTCTGGGATTCGTTCTGCTCTTTCTGCTCTCTACTGCTTCTGGGGCCGAGGTTACAAATCTCGGGAACATAATTAACCACCTTCAGAACAC CTATGGAGTTAATGGTCAGTATGCTCTGGGCATTAATGTCCTAGATACATATTGTACTTCAGATGACCAACTCGACCAGAACTTCCTGTCTCAAGATGAAGCAGGACAGGTGCATGACGGCATGAATAGTGAAGAACGTATTTACAATGGTGAAGAGCTGGTTGGTGCCAAACCAAAACCGTTTGGTGATAAAGGTTACAATATACACTCTGAGTATCTGTTACTGAGAGGCTCCGATCCCTCGCCCATGCAAAACCTCCTGAATAAACGGAAAAATGGCTGCACGGTTTTCTTCACCTTAAACTCCCCCTGTGTCAACACCTGCTCAACACCTGACGGACCCCACAGCATCATCTCAGCTCTCGACATGTTCAAAAATCACGATGGTCCAAAAGCTTTTGTTTTCAATCGGATTTGGCATCATGATAGAGGCAGTCCTTTATGGGAAAATAACATACTTAAGATAGAAGAACGAATTCCAGTCTATCGCTGCAACAACAGTGGATGCGTCCGCTGCGTCACTAATAAGGTAGTTAACACTTTGTGCGTCgggcaaaaatttttttttcctttttccttctttttcgaAAAGTAG
- the LOC132858054 gene encoding uncharacterized protein LOC132858054: protein MAGYVCFGALGFVLLFLLSTASGVEVKNLKNITDHLQNTYGVYGQYALGINVLDKYCTSDDQLDQNFLSQDEAGQVHDGMNSEERIYNGEELVGARPKPFGDNGYNIHSEYLLLRGSNPSPMQKLLNKRKNGCTVFFTLNFPCVNTCSTPTGRRSIISALNKFKNHNGPKAFVFNRIWHYDRGSPLWKNNILQIEKRIPVYRCDNSECIRCVTNKVVNTRCVGQKHFHFQCSKRRLNKIA, encoded by the exons ATGGCTGGTTAT gtgtgttttgGAGCTCTGGGATTTGTTCTGCTCTTTCTGCTCTCTACTGCTTCTGGGGTTGAGGTTAAAAATCTCAAGAACATAACTGACCACCTTCAGAACAC CTATGGAGTTTATGGTCAGTATGCTCTGGGCATTAATGTCCTAGATAAATATTGTACTTCAGATGACCAACTCGACCAGAACTTCCTGTCTCAAGATGAAGCAGGACAGGTGCATGACGGCATGAATAGTGAAGAACGTATTTACAATGGTGAAGAGCTGGTTGGTGCCAGACCAAAACCGTTTGGTGATAACGGTTACAATATACACTCTGAGTATCTGTTACTGAGAGGCTCCAATCCTTCGCCCATGCAAAAGCTCCTGAATAAACGGAAAAATGGCTGCACGGTTTTCTTCACCTTAAACTTCCCCTGTGTCAACACCTGCTCAACACCTACAGGACGCCGCAGCATCATCTCAGCTCTCAACAAGTTCAAAAATCACAACGGTCCAAAAGCTTTTGTTTTCAATCGGATTTGGCATTATGATAGAGGCAGTCCTTTATGGAAAAATAACATACTTCAGATAGAAAAACGAATTCCAGTCTATCGCTGCGACAACAGCGAATGCATCCGCTGTGTCACTAATAAGGTAGTTAACACTCGGTGCGTCGgtcaaaaacattttcatttccaaTGTTCCAAAAGAAGATTGAATAAAATCGCTTAA